A part of Phoenix dactylifera cultivar Barhee BC4 chromosome 2, palm_55x_up_171113_PBpolish2nd_filt_p, whole genome shotgun sequence genomic DNA contains:
- the LOC103719889 gene encoding uncharacterized protein LOC103719889 isoform X2 has translation MMSLTSFLPSATPKSHHHGQHKRKKKPSQPPPPPQPAKTPAPPSSWEQFKSLLSCRIAAPSTQVHDPSKLGGRSSSCGSSICAFRDVVHGNTRVVHRSDTDRYSSASDSGPLDTTPLARRRHRPPPPPVVSSGSHSKGGMQLRKLSGCYECHAISAEPASRYPRSRLLCACPSCGEVFTKSESLELHQTIRHAVSELGPEDSGRNIVEIIFKSSWQKKDHPICKIERILKVHTNQRTIARFEDYRNAVKGRALLHLHAASAAAGGLRQPLTNKKNPRCAADGNELLRFHCTTLACSLGARGSTALCSSAAAAIGAAAPCGVCAIIRHGFGRAHHPHGVRTTASSGRAHDCGLPSSGAAGGGGGGGLRAMLVCRVIAGRILRPGDADPVVDDAYDSVAGGPGPGDGGAYATLEELFVANPRAILPCFVVIYRSLD, from the exons ATGATGTCTCTCACCTCCTTCCTCCCCTCCGCCACCCCCAAAAGCCACCACCATGGCCAACACAAGCGAAAGAAGAAGCCATCTCAGCCCCCACCACCACCTCAGCCCGCCAAAACCCCGGCGCCGCCTTCCTCGTGGGAGCAGTTCAAGAGCCTGCTGAGCTGCAGGATCGCCGCACCGTCGACCCAGGTCCACGACCCCTCGAAGCTGGGGGGAAGGTCGTCGTCGTGTGGCTCGTCCATCTGCGCCTTCCGGGACGTGGTCCACGGCAACACCCGCGTCGTCCACCGCTCCGACACCGACCGCTACTCCTCCGCCTCCGACAGCGGGCCACTCGACACAACCCCACTCgcccgccgccgccaccgccccccgccgccgccggtgGTGAGCTCCGGGTCCCACTCCAAGGGGGGAATGCAGCTCAGGAAGCTCTCCGGGTGCTACGAGTGCCATGCCATCTCCGCCGAGCCCGCTTCCAG GTACCCGAGGTCGAGGTTGCTGTGCGCTTGCCCCTCCTGTGGAGAGGTGTTTACTAAATCCGAGAGTTTGGAGCTCCATCAAACCATTCGCCATGCCG TGTCGGAACTGGGGCCGGAGGACTCCGGGAGGAACATCGTGGAGATCATCTTCAAGTCCAGTTGGCAAAAGAAGGACCATCCGATCTGCAAGATCGAGCGCATCCTCAAGGTGCACACCAACCAGCGCACCATTGCCCGCTTCGAGGACTACCGTAACGCCGTCAAGGGCCGCgccctcctccacctccacgccgcctccgccgccgccggggGACTCCGTCAACCCCTCACCAACAAGAAGAACCCCCGCTGCGCCGCCGACGGCAACGAGCTCCTCCGCTTCCACTGCACCACCCTCGCCTGCTCCCTCGGCGCCCGGGGCTCCACGGCCCTctgctcctccgccgccgctgccATCGGCGCCGCCGCTCCCTGCGGCGTCTGCGCCATCATCCGCCACGGCTTCGGCCGGGCACACCACCCTCACGGGGTACGCACCACCGCCAGCAGCGGCCGCGCCCACGACTGCGGTCTGCCGTCGTCGGGtgccgccggcggcggcggcggcggggggcTGAGGGCCATGCTCGTGTGCCGGGTCATCGCCGGCAGGATCCTTCGCCCGGGAGACGCCGACCCCGTCGTGGACGACGCCTACGACTCGGTGGCCGGGGGTCCGGGTCCCGGGGACGGCGGCGCGTACGCGACTCTCGAGGAGCTGTTCGTGGCCAATCCGAGGgccatcctcccctgtttcgtcGTCATCTACCGGTCCCTCGACTAG
- the LOC103719890 gene encoding protein ANTHESIS POMOTING FACTOR 1 isoform X3: MDFHRTTNHLVTASDDESIRLYDVQNAVCLKTINSKKYGVDLVCFTDNPATVIYSSKNGWDESLRLLSLNDNKYLRYFKGHHDRVVSLSLCPHREYFISGSLDRTVLLWDQRTEKAQGLLRVQGRPAVSYDDQGMVFAIAFGGYIRMFDARKYEKGPFDIFPVGGDNLEANVVKFSNDGRLMLLTTTDGHVHVLDSFRGTVISTYNVKPVSSKATLEASFSPDGMYVVSGSGDGSVYAWSVRSGKVACWASTDTEPPLIKWAPGSLMFTTGSSELSFWVPDLSKLGSFAGIK, encoded by the exons ATGGATTTTCACAGGACTACAAATCATCTGGTAACAGCCAGTGATGATGAATCAATTCGCCTTTATGATGTTCAAAATGCTGT GTGTTTAAAGACCATCAACAGCAAGAAGTATGGTGTTGATTTGGTTTGCTTCACTGATAATCCAGCAACAGTTATATACTCTTCAAAAAATGGTTGGGATG AATCTCTGCGGCTGCTTTCTCTGAATGATAACAAGTACTTGCGGTACTTCAAAGGGCACCATGACAG GGTTGTCTCTCTGTCACTCTGTCCTCATAGGGAATACTTCATCTCTGGGTCTCTTGATCGGACTGTTTTACTATGGGATCAAAGGACTGAAAAGGCTCAG GGCCTTTTACGTGTGCAAGGAAGACCTGCAGTTTCTTATGATGACCAAGGAATGGTTTTTGCAATTGCATTTGGAGGCTACATACGAATGTTTGATGCTCGGAAGTATGAGAAG GGCCCTTTTGATATCTTTCCTGTTGGAGGAGACAATTTAGAAGCCAATGTGGTAAAGTTCAGCAATGATGGCAGGCTTATGCTATTGACTACTACTGACGGGCATGTTCATGTTCTTGATTCTTTTCGGGGCACTGTT ATATCCACATACAATGTGAAACCAGTTTCAAGCAAGGCAACATTAGAGGCATCCTTCAGTCCAGATGGAATGTATGTTGTATCAG GTTCTGGTGATGGGAGTGTTTATGCTTGGAGTGTCAGAAGCGGCAAA GTTGCATGCTGGGCAAGCACTGATACTGAACCACCTCTGATAAAGTGGGCTCCAGGAAGTCTCATGTTCACTACTGGATCATCTGAGTTGTCATTTTGGGTCCCAGATTTATCAAAGTTGGGATCCTTTGCTGGCATTAAGTAG
- the LOC103719890 gene encoding protein ANTHESIS POMOTING FACTOR 1 isoform X2: MPGGALEREERVSMELTDEVLKSMEVGMAFRDYNGRISSMDFHRTTNHLVTASDDESIRLYDVQNAVCLKTINSKKYGVDLVCFTDNPATVIYSSKNGWDESLRLLSLNDNKYLRYFKGHHDRVVSLSLCPHREYFISGSLDRTVLLWDQRTEKAQGLLRVQGRPAVSYDDQGMVFAIAFGGYIRMFDARKYEKGPFDIFPVGGDNLEANVVKFSNDGRLMLLTTTDGHVHVLDSFRGTVISTYNVKPVSSKATLEASFSPDGMYVVSGSGDGSVYAWSVRSGKVACWASTDTEPPLIKWAPGSLMFTTGSSELSFWVPDLSKLGSFAGIK, translated from the exons ATGCCAG GCGGGGCgctggagagggaggagagggtgtCCATGGAGCTGACGGACGAGGTGCTCAAGAGCATGGAAGTCGGCATGGCCTTCCGAGATTAC AACGGCAGAATCAGTTCCATGGATTTTCACAGGACTACAAATCATCTGGTAACAGCCAGTGATGATGAATCAATTCGCCTTTATGATGTTCAAAATGCTGT GTGTTTAAAGACCATCAACAGCAAGAAGTATGGTGTTGATTTGGTTTGCTTCACTGATAATCCAGCAACAGTTATATACTCTTCAAAAAATGGTTGGGATG AATCTCTGCGGCTGCTTTCTCTGAATGATAACAAGTACTTGCGGTACTTCAAAGGGCACCATGACAG GGTTGTCTCTCTGTCACTCTGTCCTCATAGGGAATACTTCATCTCTGGGTCTCTTGATCGGACTGTTTTACTATGGGATCAAAGGACTGAAAAGGCTCAG GGCCTTTTACGTGTGCAAGGAAGACCTGCAGTTTCTTATGATGACCAAGGAATGGTTTTTGCAATTGCATTTGGAGGCTACATACGAATGTTTGATGCTCGGAAGTATGAGAAG GGCCCTTTTGATATCTTTCCTGTTGGAGGAGACAATTTAGAAGCCAATGTGGTAAAGTTCAGCAATGATGGCAGGCTTATGCTATTGACTACTACTGACGGGCATGTTCATGTTCTTGATTCTTTTCGGGGCACTGTT ATATCCACATACAATGTGAAACCAGTTTCAAGCAAGGCAACATTAGAGGCATCCTTCAGTCCAGATGGAATGTATGTTGTATCAG GTTCTGGTGATGGGAGTGTTTATGCTTGGAGTGTCAGAAGCGGCAAA GTTGCATGCTGGGCAAGCACTGATACTGAACCACCTCTGATAAAGTGGGCTCCAGGAAGTCTCATGTTCACTACTGGATCATCTGAGTTGTCATTTTGGGTCCCAGATTTATCAAAGTTGGGATCCTTTGCTGGCATTAAGTAG
- the LOC103719890 gene encoding protein ANTHESIS POMOTING FACTOR 1 isoform X1 yields the protein MHKIRPESTSSGYRFSHHSGKKVQNGVHGEGRRLISLLSDNNGGALEREERVSMELTDEVLKSMEVGMAFRDYNGRISSMDFHRTTNHLVTASDDESIRLYDVQNAVCLKTINSKKYGVDLVCFTDNPATVIYSSKNGWDESLRLLSLNDNKYLRYFKGHHDRVVSLSLCPHREYFISGSLDRTVLLWDQRTEKAQGLLRVQGRPAVSYDDQGMVFAIAFGGYIRMFDARKYEKGPFDIFPVGGDNLEANVVKFSNDGRLMLLTTTDGHVHVLDSFRGTVISTYNVKPVSSKATLEASFSPDGMYVVSGSGDGSVYAWSVRSGKVACWASTDTEPPLIKWAPGSLMFTTGSSELSFWVPDLSKLGSFAGIK from the exons ATGCACAAGATCCGACCCGAATCCACCTCGTCAGGTTACCGATTCTCCCACCACTCCGGCAAGAAGGTCCAGAATGGAGTCCACGGAGAGGGCCGGCGTTTAATCTCTCTTCTCTCTGATAACAACG GCGGGGCgctggagagggaggagagggtgtCCATGGAGCTGACGGACGAGGTGCTCAAGAGCATGGAAGTCGGCATGGCCTTCCGAGATTAC AACGGCAGAATCAGTTCCATGGATTTTCACAGGACTACAAATCATCTGGTAACAGCCAGTGATGATGAATCAATTCGCCTTTATGATGTTCAAAATGCTGT GTGTTTAAAGACCATCAACAGCAAGAAGTATGGTGTTGATTTGGTTTGCTTCACTGATAATCCAGCAACAGTTATATACTCTTCAAAAAATGGTTGGGATG AATCTCTGCGGCTGCTTTCTCTGAATGATAACAAGTACTTGCGGTACTTCAAAGGGCACCATGACAG GGTTGTCTCTCTGTCACTCTGTCCTCATAGGGAATACTTCATCTCTGGGTCTCTTGATCGGACTGTTTTACTATGGGATCAAAGGACTGAAAAGGCTCAG GGCCTTTTACGTGTGCAAGGAAGACCTGCAGTTTCTTATGATGACCAAGGAATGGTTTTTGCAATTGCATTTGGAGGCTACATACGAATGTTTGATGCTCGGAAGTATGAGAAG GGCCCTTTTGATATCTTTCCTGTTGGAGGAGACAATTTAGAAGCCAATGTGGTAAAGTTCAGCAATGATGGCAGGCTTATGCTATTGACTACTACTGACGGGCATGTTCATGTTCTTGATTCTTTTCGGGGCACTGTT ATATCCACATACAATGTGAAACCAGTTTCAAGCAAGGCAACATTAGAGGCATCCTTCAGTCCAGATGGAATGTATGTTGTATCAG GTTCTGGTGATGGGAGTGTTTATGCTTGGAGTGTCAGAAGCGGCAAA GTTGCATGCTGGGCAAGCACTGATACTGAACCACCTCTGATAAAGTGGGCTCCAGGAAGTCTCATGTTCACTACTGGATCATCTGAGTTGTCATTTTGGGTCCCAGATTTATCAAAGTTGGGATCCTTTGCTGGCATTAAGTAG
- the LOC103719889 gene encoding uncharacterized protein LOC103719889 isoform X1, protein MMSLTSFLPSATPKSHHHGQHKRKKKPSQPPPPPQPAKTPAPPSSWEQFKSLLSCRIAAPSTQVHDPSKLGGRSSSCGSSICAFRDVVHGNTRVVHRSDTDRYSSASDSGPLDTTPLARRRHRPPPPPVVSSGSHSKGGMQLRKLSGCYECHAISAEPASRRYPRSRLLCACPSCGEVFTKSESLELHQTIRHAVSELGPEDSGRNIVEIIFKSSWQKKDHPICKIERILKVHTNQRTIARFEDYRNAVKGRALLHLHAASAAAGGLRQPLTNKKNPRCAADGNELLRFHCTTLACSLGARGSTALCSSAAAAIGAAAPCGVCAIIRHGFGRAHHPHGVRTTASSGRAHDCGLPSSGAAGGGGGGGLRAMLVCRVIAGRILRPGDADPVVDDAYDSVAGGPGPGDGGAYATLEELFVANPRAILPCFVVIYRSLD, encoded by the exons ATGATGTCTCTCACCTCCTTCCTCCCCTCCGCCACCCCCAAAAGCCACCACCATGGCCAACACAAGCGAAAGAAGAAGCCATCTCAGCCCCCACCACCACCTCAGCCCGCCAAAACCCCGGCGCCGCCTTCCTCGTGGGAGCAGTTCAAGAGCCTGCTGAGCTGCAGGATCGCCGCACCGTCGACCCAGGTCCACGACCCCTCGAAGCTGGGGGGAAGGTCGTCGTCGTGTGGCTCGTCCATCTGCGCCTTCCGGGACGTGGTCCACGGCAACACCCGCGTCGTCCACCGCTCCGACACCGACCGCTACTCCTCCGCCTCCGACAGCGGGCCACTCGACACAACCCCACTCgcccgccgccgccaccgccccccgccgccgccggtgGTGAGCTCCGGGTCCCACTCCAAGGGGGGAATGCAGCTCAGGAAGCTCTCCGGGTGCTACGAGTGCCATGCCATCTCCGCCGAGCCCGCTTCCAG GAGGTACCCGAGGTCGAGGTTGCTGTGCGCTTGCCCCTCCTGTGGAGAGGTGTTTACTAAATCCGAGAGTTTGGAGCTCCATCAAACCATTCGCCATGCCG TGTCGGAACTGGGGCCGGAGGACTCCGGGAGGAACATCGTGGAGATCATCTTCAAGTCCAGTTGGCAAAAGAAGGACCATCCGATCTGCAAGATCGAGCGCATCCTCAAGGTGCACACCAACCAGCGCACCATTGCCCGCTTCGAGGACTACCGTAACGCCGTCAAGGGCCGCgccctcctccacctccacgccgcctccgccgccgccggggGACTCCGTCAACCCCTCACCAACAAGAAGAACCCCCGCTGCGCCGCCGACGGCAACGAGCTCCTCCGCTTCCACTGCACCACCCTCGCCTGCTCCCTCGGCGCCCGGGGCTCCACGGCCCTctgctcctccgccgccgctgccATCGGCGCCGCCGCTCCCTGCGGCGTCTGCGCCATCATCCGCCACGGCTTCGGCCGGGCACACCACCCTCACGGGGTACGCACCACCGCCAGCAGCGGCCGCGCCCACGACTGCGGTCTGCCGTCGTCGGGtgccgccggcggcggcggcggcggggggcTGAGGGCCATGCTCGTGTGCCGGGTCATCGCCGGCAGGATCCTTCGCCCGGGAGACGCCGACCCCGTCGTGGACGACGCCTACGACTCGGTGGCCGGGGGTCCGGGTCCCGGGGACGGCGGCGCGTACGCGACTCTCGAGGAGCTGTTCGTGGCCAATCCGAGGgccatcctcccctgtttcgtcGTCATCTACCGGTCCCTCGACTAG